In Nitrospira sp., one genomic interval encodes:
- a CDS encoding ATP-binding cassette domain-containing protein, giving the protein MAIPRLEIDGLTFEADHHSILDRLDLTIYAGEIHALLGTNGSGKTTLAYVLMGCDGYVPTAGTVRFNGTPLLPLKIHERARLGLTLAWQEPARFEGVTVREYLSLGKPTGDPALVLRQVGLAPDRYLARRVDKALSGGERHRIELASVLAMQPALAILDEPAAGIDMLSITHIIEIIRALKAGGGSVLLITHQEEVALMADRASQLCAGRIVFSGGPREAVDHFRGRSCVRCDGEICGYVRP; this is encoded by the coding sequence ATGGCTATTCCGCGACTAGAAATCGACGGCCTCACCTTCGAAGCCGATCACCACTCGATTCTCGATCGCCTGGACCTGACCATTTACGCGGGGGAGATTCACGCCCTGCTTGGCACCAATGGATCCGGCAAGACGACGCTCGCATACGTGCTGATGGGCTGCGATGGGTATGTGCCGACGGCTGGAACGGTACGATTCAATGGCACACCGTTGTTGCCCCTCAAGATCCACGAGCGGGCTCGCCTGGGGCTCACGCTGGCCTGGCAGGAGCCGGCCCGCTTTGAAGGCGTGACGGTCCGTGAGTACCTCAGCCTGGGCAAACCGACCGGTGATCCCGCATTGGTCTTGAGGCAAGTGGGCCTCGCCCCTGATCGGTACCTCGCCCGGCGTGTCGACAAGGCCCTAAGCGGCGGAGAACGCCACCGAATCGAACTGGCCTCGGTGCTCGCGATGCAACCGGCCCTCGCCATTCTCGATGAACCGGCGGCAGGCATCGACATGCTCTCGATCACCCACATCATCGAAATCATTCGAGCCCTGAAAGCCGGGGGTGGATCGGTCCTGCTGATTACGCACCAGGAGGAGGTCGCCCTCATGGCCGACCGCGCATCGCAACTCTGTGCCGGACGCATCGTCTTCTCAGGCGGTCCGCGAGAGGCCGTCGACCATTTTCGTGGGCGGAGTTGCGTGCGCTGTGACGGGGAGATCTGCGGATATGTCCGACCTTGA
- a CDS encoding DUF2934 domain-containing protein, with amino-acid sequence MLTPSRQNKAGQRRQASTRTAAKPSGAAPSSHAQRGPTSDELQALIAKRAYERYAEQGYRHGCALDDWLEAEREILSQRPPV; translated from the coding sequence ATGCTGACCCCATCCCGACAAAACAAGGCAGGACAGAGGCGACAGGCCTCTACGCGGACAGCGGCAAAACCTTCGGGGGCCGCACCTTCATCTCACGCCCAGCGGGGACCGACCTCCGATGAGCTACAAGCGCTGATTGCCAAACGAGCCTATGAACGCTATGCAGAGCAGGGGTATCGACACGGCTGCGCGCTGGACGATTGGCTTGAAGCCGAGCGAGAAATCCTGAGCCAAAGGCCTCCGGTGTAA
- a CDS encoding SufD family Fe-S cluster assembly protein: MSDLDALIRALPMAGAEPAVLEDPRIAHVVAHGHHILSRRTVPGVSLELEETPDALVGRLMVQPGTTMDHPIHLCFGLAYLTGTQRIKIDVEVGEGATAQVLSHCLFPMAQAAEHRMQATMLLRPHASLVYTEGHYHGPHGGMQVLPHATIKIGKGARYFSDFSLLSGSVGHLNIDYLVEVAEEGIAELNAKIFARHTDRITLKEAVLLRGARSRGLIKTRVVLAGRAQAEITGITEAHAGGARGHVDCMEIVQDQAQASAIPIVRVFHPDAKVTHEAAIGSVDRKELETLMARGLTPEEAVELIVSGILR; this comes from the coding sequence ATGTCCGACCTTGACGCTCTGATCCGCGCCCTGCCGATGGCGGGGGCCGAGCCGGCGGTGCTCGAGGATCCGCGCATCGCGCACGTGGTGGCGCATGGCCATCACATCCTCAGCCGGCGCACGGTCCCTGGCGTCTCGCTCGAGTTAGAAGAGACGCCGGACGCCCTCGTCGGGAGACTAATGGTCCAGCCGGGAACGACCATGGACCACCCCATCCACCTCTGTTTCGGCCTGGCCTACCTCACCGGCACCCAGCGGATCAAGATCGATGTAGAAGTCGGAGAGGGGGCGACCGCACAGGTGCTCTCGCATTGCCTCTTTCCCATGGCGCAAGCCGCTGAACACCGGATGCAGGCGACAATGTTGCTCAGACCCCATGCGTCGCTCGTCTATACCGAAGGGCACTACCACGGCCCTCACGGCGGCATGCAGGTGCTACCCCATGCCACGATCAAGATCGGCAAGGGCGCCCGGTATTTCTCGGACTTTTCTCTTCTGTCCGGATCGGTCGGTCATCTGAACATCGACTATCTCGTGGAAGTGGCAGAGGAGGGAATCGCCGAACTGAATGCGAAGATTTTTGCGCGCCATACCGACCGCATCACGTTGAAAGAGGCGGTGCTGCTTCGCGGCGCACGGTCACGAGGGCTGATCAAGACTCGCGTCGTGCTCGCCGGCCGGGCGCAAGCGGAGATCACCGGCATCACGGAGGCGCATGCGGGTGGGGCCAGGGGTCACGTGGACTGTATGGAAATCGTGCAAGACCAGGCGCAGGCCAGTGCCATTCCCATCGTCAGAGTGTTCCATCCGGACGCCAAAGTGACCCATGAAGCCGCCATCGGGAGCGTTGACCGGAAAGAGCTGGAGACCCTCATGGCGCGTGGGCTCACCCCGGAGGAGGCGGTGGAATTGATCGTGAGCGGGATTCTGCGGTAA
- a CDS encoding S8 family serine peptidase: MQKHKVRQETDYEYTNKFSGKQIRFTPKSDEIVATFQPHTAEMAARDVMRSTTLGISQGINQERGFAVFQVRSGQDMDAATRQLTAQPQIANALPVMIDDEGLTRYFLPDEFTVQFRNGISKEQAERILTEKGTKIIVEQRTPGYYTLLVPEGKGLFETIRDFSSMDQVSFAEPSEAGFNDALAYFPDDPEFTKLWGLHNTGQVINGVTGTADADIDAVEAWDITRGDPSVIVAVIDTGADLNHPDLQSNFLPRGAEDWDFADAADPVPDDTMGHGTHVAGTIGAADNTTGVIGLASRCRIMPLRVDLTTGMNQNRADAINYVAAQATSHPTQRYVINCSWRMSGDHAGVHNAIINAVTNNVVVVFAAGNNNQDIDVTPQYPAVYPEVIAVAATDQRDRKASFSNYGTKVDVSAPGVNIYSTYPDDTYNFLDGTSMASPHVAGLAALIRSRNSSLTVQHVRQIIESSCDNIDAKNPAYVGKLGKGRINAYRALAATPLPPIGFRLSRKFPFPQRNNGSSSGLSYARRIRIGLTYRSALLFLTQQPFSEKIYYLNPSTGGVLGAVDPVLNDTIGSLEWDGINIRVANVTTGSGAINTIHPQTGAQLASIPVPTGRGEGLADDGVNLYYSTIMRIYVLNRSTGAVMRSFPPPGGACRALAYGRGFLFSGNSATGMITVFDRNTLAIRGTIAAPGSGTFKVEGLAFNPATNELFIANQSENLIYVGMVTL, encoded by the coding sequence ATGCAGAAACATAAGGTAAGGCAAGAAACGGATTATGAGTACACGAATAAGTTCAGCGGAAAACAAATTCGTTTCACTCCGAAGAGCGACGAGATCGTCGCGACATTTCAGCCGCATACGGCAGAAATGGCCGCACGCGACGTGATGAGATCGACGACGCTCGGGATCAGTCAAGGTATTAATCAGGAAAGGGGATTTGCTGTCTTCCAGGTCCGTTCGGGACAAGATATGGATGCGGCAACCCGACAGTTAACGGCTCAGCCTCAGATCGCAAATGCCCTTCCAGTGATGATCGACGATGAAGGCTTAACGCGGTACTTCTTGCCGGATGAGTTTACGGTTCAATTTCGAAACGGAATCAGTAAAGAGCAAGCTGAACGCATTCTCACAGAGAAAGGGACCAAAATCATTGTTGAGCAGCGAACGCCTGGGTACTACACGCTGCTGGTGCCGGAAGGTAAAGGATTGTTCGAAACGATTCGCGATTTTTCATCGATGGACCAAGTGTCCTTTGCCGAGCCGAGCGAGGCGGGTTTCAATGATGCACTGGCCTACTTTCCTGATGATCCAGAATTCACTAAATTGTGGGGCCTCCACAACACGGGGCAAGTTATCAATGGGGTAACTGGAACAGCCGATGCCGACATCGATGCGGTGGAAGCGTGGGACATTACCAGGGGCGATCCCTCTGTGATCGTGGCCGTCATCGATACCGGCGCTGATCTTAACCATCCAGATTTGCAGTCAAACTTCCTTCCGAGAGGCGCGGAAGACTGGGATTTTGCCGACGCGGCAGATCCAGTGCCCGACGATACGATGGGCCATGGAACGCATGTGGCGGGAACCATTGGCGCAGCCGATAACACCACCGGCGTGATCGGCTTGGCGTCACGATGCCGGATCATGCCTCTGAGGGTAGATTTGACGACGGGAATGAACCAGAACCGGGCCGACGCCATTAACTACGTGGCTGCTCAAGCCACAAGCCATCCGACCCAGCGGTATGTCATTAACTGTAGCTGGAGGATGAGCGGTGATCATGCAGGAGTGCACAACGCCATCATCAATGCTGTGACCAATAATGTGGTGGTTGTGTTCGCTGCTGGCAATAATAACCAAGATATCGATGTAACGCCCCAGTATCCCGCCGTGTATCCCGAAGTCATTGCGGTGGCGGCCACTGATCAACGGGACAGAAAGGCGTCCTTCTCCAACTATGGCACCAAAGTCGACGTCTCGGCTCCAGGAGTAAACATTTATTCGACGTATCCCGATGATACGTACAACTTCCTCGACGGCACTTCTATGGCGTCACCTCATGTGGCCGGCTTGGCGGCACTCATCAGATCGCGTAATAGCTCGTTGACCGTTCAGCATGTCCGTCAGATCATCGAAAGTTCCTGTGACAATATCGACGCCAAAAATCCCGCTTACGTCGGCAAACTTGGCAAAGGCAGGATCAACGCCTATAGAGCCCTGGCTGCAACGCCGCTGCCCCCAATCGGCTTTCGACTGTCGCGAAAATTTCCATTCCCTCAGAGGAATAATGGATCCAGCTCAGGACTCTCTTATGCGCGCAGGATCCGCATAGGTCTAACGTATCGCTCAGCGCTCTTATTCCTCACTCAACAACCGTTTTCCGAGAAAATTTACTATTTGAACCCCAGTACCGGGGGCGTTCTAGGTGCAGTGGATCCGGTGCTTAACGACACCATCGGCAGTCTTGAATGGGATGGTATCAACATTCGGGTTGCGAACGTCACGACCGGCTCGGGGGCCATCAACACCATTCACCCCCAGACGGGAGCCCAACTCGCATCGATTCCCGTTCCCACGGGAAGGGGCGAAGGATTGGCGGACGACGGCGTGAACCTCTACTATTCGACCATCATGCGGATCTATGTCCTTAACAGATCTACTGGTGCCGTAATGCGATCGTTCCCTCCACCCGGGGGAGCTTGTCGCGCCCTTGCATACGGACGAGGCTTTCTTTTTAGCGGAAACTCAGCGACCGGTATGATCACGGTCTTTGATCGAAATACTTTGGCGATTCGAGGGACCATCGCTGCACCTGGTAGCGGGACTTTCAAAGTGGAAGGATTGGCGTTCAACCCGGCTACCAATGAACTGTTCATCGCGAACCAAAGCGAAAATCTCATCTATGTGGGGATGGTGACACTCTAG
- a CDS encoding cytochrome c codes for MPTSRLLSRLVLAILMGLATSLSHATPPQANTATKGNATQGQALFNGKGICHYCHGIDGMIDRKPTLEPDTAAVVARLAASAPDLRNRTTLKLKDNKARFHAIRDGHPGSGMLPDTRLTDQEITDLLTYLAALRQNTPRAGASPY; via the coding sequence ATGCCGACATCTAGACTGCTTTCCAGACTCGTCCTGGCTATCCTGATGGGCTTAGCAACATCCCTCAGTCACGCTACACCGCCCCAGGCAAATACCGCGACCAAAGGTAATGCGACCCAGGGGCAGGCGCTGTTCAACGGCAAGGGGATCTGCCACTACTGCCACGGCATCGACGGCATGATCGACCGGAAACCCACGCTGGAACCTGACACGGCAGCAGTCGTGGCAAGGCTGGCCGCCTCTGCCCCGGACCTTCGCAATCGTACGACGCTGAAACTGAAAGACAACAAGGCTCGGTTTCACGCCATCCGCGACGGCCATCCCGGGAGCGGCATGCTTCCCGATACCAGGCTCACGGACCAAGAAATCACGGACCTGCTCACATACCTCGCAGCGCTCCGGCAGAATACGCCTCGCGCCGGCGCATCCCCTTACTGA
- a CDS encoding response regulator transcription factor: MAATDQQDRKPRVLVADGDCLVAAGIRKLLEQDCEVVGIVEDGRTLLAEAEKLRPDICITESVLPLLNGLDVAHRLAKVNPGSRIIFVTSQANSSYIAEAFRAGVSAYVLKRSAPVELSQAIHAVMKGQYYLTPLITKDLLVAGTNGSNKQIGPPSASCLTPRQREVLQLIAEGRGTKEVAAMLNIAVKTVEFHKFRIMEQLDLHSTVALTKHAIAEGLVRP, encoded by the coding sequence ATGGCGGCAACTGATCAGCAAGATCGCAAACCACGGGTTCTCGTTGCGGATGGTGACTGTCTTGTGGCGGCAGGAATTCGCAAGTTGCTGGAACAGGACTGCGAGGTGGTCGGCATAGTTGAGGACGGCCGGACACTCCTGGCGGAAGCGGAGAAGTTACGGCCAGACATTTGTATCACAGAAAGTGTCCTCCCCTTGCTCAACGGTCTGGATGTGGCCCACCGTCTGGCTAAGGTGAACCCAGGAAGCCGGATCATCTTCGTAACCAGCCAGGCCAACTCAAGCTACATCGCCGAGGCGTTTAGGGCCGGTGTGTCAGCCTATGTCCTCAAACGTTCAGCGCCTGTGGAGTTGAGTCAAGCTATTCATGCTGTGATGAAGGGGCAGTACTACCTGACTCCCCTTATCACCAAGGACTTACTGGTTGCTGGTACGAATGGTTCGAATAAACAGATCGGCCCCCCGTCAGCATCCTGCCTTACCCCCCGTCAACGCGAAGTGCTGCAGTTGATCGCGGAGGGACGAGGGACCAAGGAGGTCGCGGCCATGCTCAACATTGCCGTCAAGACCGTCGAGTTTCATAAGTTCCGCATCATGGAGCAACTGGATCTTCACTCCACTGTTGCCCTCACAAAACATGCGATCGCTGAGGGGCTTGTCAGGCCGTAG
- a CDS encoding Slp family lipoprotein encodes MAAWLVLLLPACGGVTVIPADLEGRVDQTVTFEQLKSSPDSFKGRLVVLGGNVLSARRLKEATRIELLQLPLDSSLEPSGRPIDSRGRFLAFQKTFLDPAAVPPGTRVTVVGEVTGTMTLTLDDIDYVYPSLDVQAITIWPAQTPAYWFRPMPYFGAYWGPYWGPYWGPYWGPYW; translated from the coding sequence ATGGCAGCTTGGTTGGTGCTGTTGCTGCCAGCTTGCGGCGGGGTGACGGTCATACCGGCCGATCTGGAAGGGCGGGTCGATCAGACCGTGACCTTCGAACAATTGAAGTCCTCTCCCGACTCGTTCAAGGGGCGTCTGGTGGTATTGGGGGGCAATGTATTGTCGGCGCGGCGTTTAAAAGAAGCGACTCGTATCGAACTGTTGCAACTACCGCTGGACAGTTCTCTGGAGCCGAGCGGGCGACCGATCGATTCAAGGGGACGGTTCCTCGCATTTCAGAAGACATTCCTGGATCCGGCGGCGGTGCCGCCTGGCACGCGGGTCACGGTGGTGGGGGAAGTCACCGGCACCATGACCCTCACCCTCGACGACATCGACTACGTCTACCCATCGCTGGATGTGCAGGCCATCACGATCTGGCCCGCCCAGACGCCGGCCTATTGGTTCCGTCCCATGCCCTATTTCGGCGCCTATTGGGGCCCGTATTGGGGCCCCTACTGGGGTCCCTATTGGGGGCCCTACTGGTAG
- a CDS encoding YbhB/YbcL family Raf kinase inhibitor-like protein, protein MAFELTSSAFAEGEWIPKKHTCEGQDLSPPLRWNHPPTGTRSFALIADDPDAPAGTWVHWVMYNIPIDIRGLVEALPAQDILPNDAQQGLNDFKRVGYGGPCPPPGNPHRYYFRLYALDQELSLKPRAAKAQVLDAMKGHVLAEAQLMGRFTR, encoded by the coding sequence ATGGCGTTCGAGCTGACGAGTAGCGCGTTCGCGGAGGGGGAGTGGATTCCGAAGAAGCATACCTGTGAAGGCCAGGACCTGTCGCCGCCCTTGCGCTGGAACCACCCGCCGACGGGAACGCGCAGTTTTGCGCTGATCGCCGATGATCCCGATGCGCCGGCCGGGACATGGGTCCACTGGGTGATGTACAACATTCCCATCGATATTCGCGGGTTGGTTGAAGCCCTTCCTGCTCAAGACATCCTGCCGAATGACGCCCAGCAGGGTCTCAACGACTTCAAGCGAGTCGGTTATGGCGGACCCTGCCCGCCGCCCGGCAACCCCCATCGTTACTACTTCAGGCTCTACGCGTTAGATCAGGAGTTGAGTCTCAAACCGCGGGCCGCCAAGGCGCAGGTTCTTGATGCAATGAAAGGCCACGTGCTGGCGGAAGCCCAGTTGATGGGGCGGTTCACGCGATAG
- a CDS encoding Gfo/Idh/MocA family oxidoreductase gives MDPIRLGIVGFGKVGKACAETLLHSKDLSLAGIVRRSESLTLPLAEAFRKVPVVTHMAALPRAEGALLCVPAAQVAGAARDCLQHGIPVIESSVLHGEAFCAYRETIHRLALHHEVPAIVGAGWDPGGLSILRSLFALLVPQGGIEETHRIADSLHHTAMVRQVVGVKAALCTEHRTSSGRRQRYVYVELEPGVDGDRVAAAIRADPLFLGDDTVVFPVESVAALEQGRGLVLERRSAPGSVAHQRLLFEARFDEVWTTAWMMLAAARALPGLRPGAYTLLDLPVRDLWGTQADQAVRAWL, from the coding sequence TTGGACCCGATTCGCCTAGGTATCGTGGGGTTTGGAAAGGTTGGAAAGGCCTGCGCCGAGACGTTACTCCACAGCAAGGATCTGTCGCTGGCAGGGATCGTACGGCGCAGTGAGAGTCTGACCCTTCCCCTTGCCGAGGCATTCCGAAAGGTGCCGGTCGTCACGCACATGGCTGCCTTGCCTCGCGCAGAGGGAGCATTGCTCTGTGTGCCTGCCGCGCAGGTGGCGGGGGCGGCACGCGACTGTTTGCAGCATGGCATCCCCGTCATCGAATCATCGGTCCTGCATGGAGAAGCCTTTTGTGCCTATCGCGAGACGATCCACCGTTTAGCGCTGCACCATGAAGTGCCCGCCATCGTCGGGGCCGGCTGGGATCCTGGCGGACTGTCCATCTTGCGCTCCCTGTTTGCGTTGCTGGTGCCGCAGGGGGGCATTGAGGAGACCCACCGAATTGCCGACAGCCTGCACCACACCGCGATGGTACGGCAAGTAGTCGGAGTGAAAGCCGCGCTCTGCACTGAGCATCGGACTTCGAGCGGGCGGCGGCAGCGGTATGTGTACGTCGAACTGGAACCAGGGGTGGATGGGGATCGCGTGGCGGCCGCGATCCGTGCCGATCCTCTATTCTTGGGAGACGACACCGTTGTGTTTCCAGTCGAAAGTGTGGCGGCACTCGAGCAGGGCCGCGGGCTTGTGCTGGAACGGCGCAGCGCGCCAGGGTCCGTGGCGCACCAGCGGCTGTTATTCGAAGCACGTTTTGATGAGGTCTGGACGACGGCCTGGATGATGTTGGCCGCCGCCCGCGCCTTGCCGGGGCTGAGGCCTGGCGCCTACACGCTGCTCGACCTGCCGGTCCGCGACCTGTGGGGGACCCAGGCGGACCAGGCGGTCCGAGCATGGTTGTAG
- a CDS encoding VOC family protein, which yields MITSMAFTVYPVSAMARARAFYEQVLGLRVSSNYQDVWVEYEIGGSTFAITTADMGHVPGAKGAVVAFEVSDLNGFVYKMKERAVSFATEIFDTPVCRMAVIADQDGNHITLHQRHK from the coding sequence ATGATCACCTCGATGGCCTTTACGGTCTATCCCGTTTCGGCTATGGCGCGGGCCAGAGCCTTCTATGAGCAGGTACTCGGTTTGCGGGTCAGCAGCAATTACCAAGACGTCTGGGTGGAATACGAGATCGGAGGCTCAACCTTTGCGATCACCACGGCGGACATGGGACATGTTCCTGGAGCAAAAGGCGCCGTTGTGGCGTTTGAGGTGTCGGATCTTAATGGGTTCGTCTACAAAATGAAGGAACGGGCCGTGTCATTCGCCACCGAAATATTTGACACGCCGGTCTGCCGGATGGCCGTGATCGCGGATCAGGATGGCAATCACATCACGCTTCATCAGCGCCACAAGTAG
- a CDS encoding phosphoribosyltransferase: MFRDRRDAGRALAQALSKYKDDPAVIVVALPRGGVVIGYEISLALHLPLDVLVVRKLGTPVNPELAMGALAETGYRYLNEDVIRTYGVTVEQLDAEVRRQEREILRRSDKYRGGRRLPPLKGNTVLVVDDGIATGATLYAALAALRQAEAARLVVAVPVAPPDAARDLRAKVDEVVILQTPAWFFGISQFYERFPQVEDEEVIACLETVREALSRGNTSAG, translated from the coding sequence ATGTTTCGAGATCGTCGTGATGCGGGTCGCGCGTTGGCTCAGGCCCTTTCGAAATACAAGGACGATCCCGCCGTCATCGTGGTGGCGCTGCCACGGGGCGGAGTGGTCATCGGCTATGAGATCAGCCTGGCGTTACATCTCCCCCTGGACGTGTTGGTGGTGAGGAAGCTCGGTACGCCGGTGAATCCAGAGCTGGCGATGGGCGCATTGGCAGAGACCGGTTATCGATACTTGAACGAGGACGTCATCAGAACGTATGGGGTCACGGTGGAGCAGTTGGATGCGGAGGTGCGCCGGCAAGAGCGGGAAATTCTGAGGCGGAGTGACAAGTATCGCGGCGGGCGGCGGCTGCCGCCGCTGAAGGGAAACACCGTACTGGTCGTGGATGATGGGATTGCGACCGGAGCCACGCTGTATGCTGCCTTGGCCGCTCTGCGGCAGGCGGAGGCGGCCCGATTGGTGGTGGCCGTTCCGGTGGCGCCGCCGGATGCCGCGCGTGACCTTCGGGCCAAGGTGGACGAGGTCGTCATTCTTCAGACGCCGGCGTGGTTTTTCGGCATCAGCCAGTTTTACGAGCGCTTTCCGCAGGTCGAGGATGAGGAAGTGATTGCCTGTTTGGAGACGGTTCGCGAAGCCTTGTCGCGCGGCAATACCTCAGCCGGATGA
- a CDS encoding CapA family protein, with the protein MQIALTGDVMLGRLVDQQVIRDPAVRPASLWGDVLPIMRGADLRCVNLECTISSVGREWHPHTKAFHFRAHPRAIDFLRAAGIDAVTLANNHILDYGVEALADCLALLDRAGIKHVGAGMTSRSALQPCYLQSPMGRVAVVALTDNEPEWEATEKQAGVAYIAYDERGLTQPSRRLVAQVVHGAKRQAPWLIVSAHVGPNWGAPSAGMRALAHDLIDLGADLYWGHSNHTPQGIERYRGKIILYSSGDFIDDYMVDEDERNDLSFLFVCEAERGREIGLRLYPIRIEDCRVRRAVGEDERVLQKTMQEKCAVFGTTLSFTDGVGWLRPG; encoded by the coding sequence ATGCAGATTGCGTTGACCGGAGACGTGATGCTGGGCCGCCTGGTGGATCAGCAGGTCATCAGGGATCCGGCGGTTCGTCCTGCGTCGCTTTGGGGCGATGTCCTTCCGATCATGCGGGGGGCCGATCTGCGTTGCGTCAATTTGGAGTGCACCATCAGCAGCGTGGGGCGGGAGTGGCATCCGCACACGAAGGCCTTTCATTTTCGCGCCCATCCCCGCGCGATCGATTTTTTGCGCGCTGCCGGTATCGACGCGGTAACTCTGGCGAACAACCATATCCTCGATTATGGCGTTGAGGCGCTTGCCGATTGTTTGGCGTTGTTGGATCGGGCCGGCATCAAACATGTCGGGGCTGGGATGACGAGTCGGTCGGCGCTGCAGCCTTGTTATCTCCAGAGTCCCATGGGGCGAGTAGCAGTGGTTGCGTTGACCGACAATGAACCGGAATGGGAGGCCACGGAGAAGCAGGCCGGGGTGGCCTACATCGCCTATGATGAACGCGGATTAACCCAGCCTTCTCGTCGGCTGGTCGCGCAGGTGGTCCATGGTGCAAAACGACAGGCCCCATGGCTCATCGTCAGTGCGCATGTGGGGCCTAATTGGGGTGCGCCCTCTGCCGGCATGCGCGCGCTGGCTCACGATCTGATTGATTTGGGAGCGGATCTCTATTGGGGGCACTCGAACCATACCCCCCAGGGAATCGAGCGCTATCGGGGCAAGATCATTCTCTATTCAAGCGGCGACTTTATCGATGATTACATGGTCGACGAAGATGAACGCAACGACCTGTCGTTCCTGTTCGTCTGTGAGGCGGAACGAGGCCGAGAGATAGGCCTACGGCTCTATCCCATTCGCATTGAGGATTGTCGGGTCAGGCGAGCAGTCGGGGAGGATGAACGTGTGCTTCAGAAGACCATGCAGGAGAAATGCGCTGTGTTTGGAACGACCCTCTCCTTCACGGATGGGGTGGGATGGCTCAGGCCGGGGTAG
- a CDS encoding endonuclease/exonuclease/phosphatase family protein: MYRPILIGIALLILWSGCAFKRPQQQTVSCPDIATAGRLNVLTLNLLYDMAASARQQTWSDIAQFAVAHNVHVLLLQEAVLSDVDRIQKLLGTSDSARDLQRVLNERSSEPYELRVAWETGVPLVLTTANAILSRCDVTRHFQAFLPIESEEAFEGVDLKITRNVQVAQLSLPGYGTLHVYNTHLCAACSAESLNRQVEAVLAFVEQVEGKSAGNHVILGGDLNLDRAKGESEQAVYEAITRAGFRDVYAEYRTTTFGDARHAFCWNGRPDIHCTDGVSPTQGLIDQKTGAAFSRPTRIDYLFLRGFDTVRLSRVVFNPGNTKTGPVNPSESAVSDHSGVFAEIMLQK; this comes from the coding sequence ATGTATCGTCCTATTCTGATCGGCATTGCGCTCCTCATACTCTGGTCTGGTTGTGCGTTCAAGCGACCTCAGCAACAGACGGTAAGTTGTCCTGATATTGCTACGGCAGGGCGACTCAACGTCCTGACCCTGAACCTCCTCTATGACATGGCGGCTTCTGCGCGGCAGCAAACCTGGAGCGATATCGCTCAGTTTGCCGTCGCACACAACGTTCACGTGCTGTTGTTGCAGGAAGCCGTCTTGAGCGATGTCGATCGCATTCAGAAGCTCCTGGGCACCTCCGACAGCGCCCGTGACTTGCAGCGAGTCCTCAACGAACGCAGTTCGGAGCCCTATGAGTTGCGGGTGGCATGGGAGACCGGCGTCCCCCTTGTCCTGACGACGGCCAATGCCATTTTGAGCCGCTGCGATGTCACGCGGCATTTCCAGGCTTTTCTCCCGATTGAGTCGGAGGAAGCCTTTGAAGGGGTGGATCTCAAGATCACCAGAAATGTTCAGGTGGCTCAGCTGAGCCTTCCTGGGTACGGGACCCTTCATGTCTATAACACGCATCTCTGCGCCGCCTGCTCAGCCGAATCGCTGAATCGACAGGTCGAGGCGGTACTGGCTTTCGTGGAGCAGGTTGAAGGAAAGTCGGCCGGCAACCATGTGATCCTCGGCGGCGATTTGAACCTGGATCGCGCGAAGGGGGAATCCGAGCAGGCAGTCTACGAGGCCATTACGCGAGCCGGTTTCCGAGATGTCTACGCCGAGTATCGGACGACGACCTTCGGGGACGCCCGTCACGCCTTTTGCTGGAACGGAAGGCCCGACATCCACTGTACGGACGGCGTGAGCCCGACGCAGGGCCTGATCGATCAGAAAACCGGTGCCGCCTTCTCCAGGCCCACACGGATCGATTATCTGTTTTTACGCGGGTTTGATACGGTGAGACTAAGCAGAGTCGTCTTCAATCCGGGGAATACCAAGACGGGTCCGGTCAATCCGAGCGAGTCGGCGGTCTCCGACCATAGCGGTGTCTTTGCGGAAATCATGCTGCAGAAATAA